Proteins from a single region of Spodoptera frugiperda isolate SF20-4 chromosome 8, AGI-APGP_CSIRO_Sfru_2.0, whole genome shotgun sequence:
- the LOC118275926 gene encoding dynein regulatory complex protein 9 isoform X2, with product MSLSFKNRSIQINIESDDSTKLSGLYKQEPIYCLPYYQATMFACAIEDCLAQVRILAECNNQLRLLKTMADIGILRAKKYQIKTVENREDLTRINTKDLGSMQYKLDKLVADRLYFQEVLEETYQELAQYRCFSVLISCNKEVEEREVYRMWLTEEEAKNKVSRRELMKQLRLQRIHIKTVAYDTDVVIEQLKSKIEDAALNSEIRERYVTNWQCARTEQHTQRIEDTESGPSTAIAYFRNRSDQEQRVHAEIDLLVNIFINETLTQVENWMNKYDTDMEAIDLKITIMKNKYQDEVARRKGMEEDLAHHDVQMTQWNDFKDAREKARLYRKKMTESAIIVQAWWRGLLVRLEMGPYRPKKKPGFRPDKGKKK from the exons AACATCGAAAGTGATGACAGCACCAAACTCTCTGGGCTTTATAAACAGGAGCCTATCTACTG TCTTCCATATTATCAAGCTACAATGTTTGCCTGTGCAATAGAAGATTGTTTAGCACAAGTGCGAATATTGG CTGAATGCAATAACCAGTTACGTTTATTAAAAACGATGGCTGACATCGGTATTCTGCGAGCGaagaaatatcaaataaaaactgtCGAAAATAGGGAGGATCTGACCAGGATCAACACCAAAGATCTGGGAAGTATGCAGTACAAGTTGGACAAACTTGTTGCTGACAG ATTATACTTTCAAGAAGTACTGGAGGAAACATACCAAGAGTTGGCACAATACAGATGTTTCAGTGTGCTAATTAGTTGCAACAAGGAAGTAGAAGAACGAGAAGTATACAGAATGTGGCTCACTGAAGAAGAAGCCAAAAACAAAGT CTCTCGACGTGAACTGATGAAGCAACTAAGACTACAGCGAATTCATATTAAAACGGTCGCTTACGACACAGATGTCGTTATAGAACAACTTAAGAGTAAAATTGAA gACGCAGCATTGAATTCAGAGATAAGAGAAAGGTACGTTACCAACTGGCAATGCGCACGCACTGAACAGCACACACAAAGAATTGAAGATACAGAGTCGGGGCCTTCTACTGCTATAGCCTACTTCCGAAACAGAAGCGATCAAGAACAGAGAGTGCACGCAGAAATAGACCTGCTcgtgaatatttttatcaat GAGACTCTGACACAGGTGGAAAATTGGATGAACAAGTATGACACGGATATGGAAGCAATAGACTTAAAAATCACTATAATGAAGAACAAGTATCAAGATGAAGTCGCCAGGAGAAAGGGCATGGAGGAAGAT CTGGCTCACCACGATGTTCAAATGACACAATGGAACGACTTCAAAGACGCCCGTGAGAAGGCTCGGCTGTACAGGAAGAAGATGACTGAGTCTGCCATTATTGTCCAAGCGTGGTGGAGAGGTCTACTCGTGCGACTTGAAATGGGCCCGTACAGGCCCAAGAAGAAGCCGGGCTTCAGGCCAGACAaaggaaaaaagaaataa
- the LOC118275926 gene encoding dynein regulatory complex protein 9 isoform X3 codes for MTMSMLVTCLSRKFLAGRYKSLPYYQATMFACAIEDCLAQVRILAECNNQLRLLKTMADIGILRAKKYQIKTVENREDLTRINTKDLGSMQYKLDKLVADRLYFQEVLEETYQELAQYRCFSVLISCNKEVEEREVYRMWLTEEEAKNKVSRRELMKQLRLQRIHIKTVAYDTDVVIEQLKSKIEDAALNSEIRERYVTNWQCARTEQHTQRIEDTESGPSTAIAYFRNRSDQEQRVHAEIDLLVNIFINETLTQVENWMNKYDTDMEAIDLKITIMKNKYQDEVARRKGMEEDLAHHDVQMTQWNDFKDAREKARLYRKKMTESAIIVQAWWRGLLVRLEMGPYRPKKKPGFRPDKGKKK; via the exons TCTTCCATATTATCAAGCTACAATGTTTGCCTGTGCAATAGAAGATTGTTTAGCACAAGTGCGAATATTGG CTGAATGCAATAACCAGTTACGTTTATTAAAAACGATGGCTGACATCGGTATTCTGCGAGCGaagaaatatcaaataaaaactgtCGAAAATAGGGAGGATCTGACCAGGATCAACACCAAAGATCTGGGAAGTATGCAGTACAAGTTGGACAAACTTGTTGCTGACAG ATTATACTTTCAAGAAGTACTGGAGGAAACATACCAAGAGTTGGCACAATACAGATGTTTCAGTGTGCTAATTAGTTGCAACAAGGAAGTAGAAGAACGAGAAGTATACAGAATGTGGCTCACTGAAGAAGAAGCCAAAAACAAAGT CTCTCGACGTGAACTGATGAAGCAACTAAGACTACAGCGAATTCATATTAAAACGGTCGCTTACGACACAGATGTCGTTATAGAACAACTTAAGAGTAAAATTGAA gACGCAGCATTGAATTCAGAGATAAGAGAAAGGTACGTTACCAACTGGCAATGCGCACGCACTGAACAGCACACACAAAGAATTGAAGATACAGAGTCGGGGCCTTCTACTGCTATAGCCTACTTCCGAAACAGAAGCGATCAAGAACAGAGAGTGCACGCAGAAATAGACCTGCTcgtgaatatttttatcaat GAGACTCTGACACAGGTGGAAAATTGGATGAACAAGTATGACACGGATATGGAAGCAATAGACTTAAAAATCACTATAATGAAGAACAAGTATCAAGATGAAGTCGCCAGGAGAAAGGGCATGGAGGAAGAT CTGGCTCACCACGATGTTCAAATGACACAATGGAACGACTTCAAAGACGCCCGTGAGAAGGCTCGGCTGTACAGGAAGAAGATGACTGAGTCTGCCATTATTGTCCAAGCGTGGTGGAGAGGTCTACTCGTGCGACTTGAAATGGGCCCGTACAGGCCCAAGAAGAAGCCGGGCTTCAGGCCAGACAaaggaaaaaagaaataa
- the LOC118275926 gene encoding dynein regulatory complex protein 9 isoform X1, translated as MTTTTTPRKRKGSDDDEHAGNMFIKKIPGRQIQKNIESDDSTKLSGLYKQEPIYCLPYYQATMFACAIEDCLAQVRILAECNNQLRLLKTMADIGILRAKKYQIKTVENREDLTRINTKDLGSMQYKLDKLVADRLYFQEVLEETYQELAQYRCFSVLISCNKEVEEREVYRMWLTEEEAKNKVSRRELMKQLRLQRIHIKTVAYDTDVVIEQLKSKIEDAALNSEIRERYVTNWQCARTEQHTQRIEDTESGPSTAIAYFRNRSDQEQRVHAEIDLLVNIFINETLTQVENWMNKYDTDMEAIDLKITIMKNKYQDEVARRKGMEEDLAHHDVQMTQWNDFKDAREKARLYRKKMTESAIIVQAWWRGLLVRLEMGPYRPKKKPGFRPDKGKKK; from the exons AACATCGAAAGTGATGACAGCACCAAACTCTCTGGGCTTTATAAACAGGAGCCTATCTACTG TCTTCCATATTATCAAGCTACAATGTTTGCCTGTGCAATAGAAGATTGTTTAGCACAAGTGCGAATATTGG CTGAATGCAATAACCAGTTACGTTTATTAAAAACGATGGCTGACATCGGTATTCTGCGAGCGaagaaatatcaaataaaaactgtCGAAAATAGGGAGGATCTGACCAGGATCAACACCAAAGATCTGGGAAGTATGCAGTACAAGTTGGACAAACTTGTTGCTGACAG ATTATACTTTCAAGAAGTACTGGAGGAAACATACCAAGAGTTGGCACAATACAGATGTTTCAGTGTGCTAATTAGTTGCAACAAGGAAGTAGAAGAACGAGAAGTATACAGAATGTGGCTCACTGAAGAAGAAGCCAAAAACAAAGT CTCTCGACGTGAACTGATGAAGCAACTAAGACTACAGCGAATTCATATTAAAACGGTCGCTTACGACACAGATGTCGTTATAGAACAACTTAAGAGTAAAATTGAA gACGCAGCATTGAATTCAGAGATAAGAGAAAGGTACGTTACCAACTGGCAATGCGCACGCACTGAACAGCACACACAAAGAATTGAAGATACAGAGTCGGGGCCTTCTACTGCTATAGCCTACTTCCGAAACAGAAGCGATCAAGAACAGAGAGTGCACGCAGAAATAGACCTGCTcgtgaatatttttatcaat GAGACTCTGACACAGGTGGAAAATTGGATGAACAAGTATGACACGGATATGGAAGCAATAGACTTAAAAATCACTATAATGAAGAACAAGTATCAAGATGAAGTCGCCAGGAGAAAGGGCATGGAGGAAGAT CTGGCTCACCACGATGTTCAAATGACACAATGGAACGACTTCAAAGACGCCCGTGAGAAGGCTCGGCTGTACAGGAAGAAGATGACTGAGTCTGCCATTATTGTCCAAGCGTGGTGGAGAGGTCTACTCGTGCGACTTGAAATGGGCCCGTACAGGCCCAAGAAGAAGCCGGGCTTCAGGCCAGACAaaggaaaaaagaaataa